One part of the Ornithodoros turicata isolate Travis chromosome 2, ASM3712646v1, whole genome shotgun sequence genome encodes these proteins:
- the LOC135383719 gene encoding uncharacterized protein LOC135383719 produces MALRKARLWATTLCCLMLFRQAGAQDLYAQVKEISNHTVISQFEWTVPDAHALIHKSFLTLGHNLGGPEFYTGKPGYKVRLSLSLGRVNPNTGVPYLGVWFTLIQGKFDDALEWPFQYKFNLTVVSQNASDGDAHVSMNPMTAICRLRKQFQRPTERKSDSDGCGKAYLVAHDALPKFISNDKLLVRLTIFLEDKGAIPKRAKSYIRGHQLVSEFLWTVEDIDSKLVQARRQELHSLTSELFYINSESYLMILQLTFHPEDEYLGLFAILVPGEFDDSLEWPLTYNFELSIVDQSRGYLTSDRKGLIDPTSGICNLNAFTKPLFHPNMPCGFRRLVSFDALQKKNFKKDGKIIVRFTAILEQMPNFASVSVKDQHIVAEYTWKVPNIERKMALAKSGRPSNLLSERFYTGHQGYLMQMQLKFQNSSNGSIGLYLTLLEGDYDVFLQWPFVKRFDLLVIDQQHGGYGNDIVVSVDPNNPYIRNEACTGSFWRPYGRNDACGSATTISYDQVYSRKYIRYGDLLVKALVYMKEIPPPNIARLVFRDDAVVAEYDWLVRNVFAKIMQAKHSSLQYFDSDKFYLSNSGYRVMLRLYPEKAQGYVGLYVVLIRGAYDNVLEWPFRQKYELVLVDQSGAKADLVKVTEATSGEDGCPDIALKKPTHDLADWSCGESRMISHSALRNGRYVKDGTLRVRFRTYLKEYATEIASITLRNGTLATEYLWAIDHAYEKVQLLKTKQLSKLESPLFYTNQQGYALRVSVVLNPVTASLQTLASNDDQHVLGIYFTLWKGKHDVVLKWPFRHVLLLTLVHPTHTERELTKMVDPRNARCPSEAFNRPKTAHNQNACGYSAFLAVGQIHEFITDNVMVIKTTLDMRT; encoded by the coding sequence ACCTGTACGCCCAAGTGAAGGAGATCAGCAACCACACCGTCATCTCCCAGTTCGAATGGACAGTACCCGATGCGCACGCCCTGATCCATAAATCCTTCCTCACCCTGGGGCACAACCTAGGAGGACCCGAATTCTACACCGGCAAACCTGGATACAAAGTCCGGCTGAGCCTTTCCCTTGGCCGAGTGAATCCGAACACGGGAGTGCCGTATCTGGGAGTCTGGTTTACGCTTATCCAGGGAAAATTCGACGACGCCTTAGAATGGCCCTTCCAATACAAGTTCAACCTCACGGTCGTTTCGCAAAATGCATCAGACGGAGATGCCCACGTTTCGATGAACCCAATGACAGCAATATGCAGACTGCGCAAGCAATTCCAAAGACCGACAGAAAGGAAAAGTGACAGCGACGGTTGCGGTAAAGCATACCTGGTTGCCCATGACGCGCTGCCCAAGTTCATCTCAAATGATAAGCTTCTCGTTCGCCTCACTATATTTCTGGAAGACAAAGGCGCGATACCGAAACGAGCAAAATCTTACATTCGAGGGCATCAGCTTGTCTCGGAATTTCTTTGGACAGTTGAAGACATTGACTCAAAGCTAGTGCAAGCAAGAAGGCAGGAGCTGCACTCCCTAACCAGCGAGCTCTTCTATATCAACTCCGAAAGTTACCTCATGATATTGCAGCTAACGTTCCATCCAGAAGACGAGTACTTGGGACTTTTTGCTATACTTGTCCCTGGCGAGTTCGACGACTCGTTGGAGTGGCCGCTGACGTACAATTTCGAGTTGTCCATCGTGGATCAGTCTCGTGGCTATTTGACGTCAGACCGGAAGGGCCTTATCGATCCTACATCTGGAATATGTAACCTGAATGCGTTTACAAAGCCTCTATTTCATCCTAACATGCCGTGTGGCTTCCGAAGGCTCGTGTCGTTTGATGCCCTGCAGAAAAAGAATTTCAAGAAGGATGGAAAGATCATTGTACGATTCACTGCAATACTGGAGCAGATGCCTAACTTTGCATCGGTTTCTGTTAAAGATCAGCATATTGTAGCGGAATACACTTGGAAGGTGCCTAATATCGAAAGGAAAATGGCTCTCGCGAAGTCTGGCAGACCATCAAATCTCCTCAGCGAGCGATTCTACACCGGGCATCAGGGATATCTAATGCAGATGCAACTCAAATTTCAGAACAGTTCGAACGGCAGCATAGGGCTCTATCTGACCTTACTAGAAGGGGATTACGACGTATTTCTTCAATGGCCTTTTGTGAAGAGGTTCGATCTCTTGGTGATTGACCAACAACACGGAGGTTACGGCAATGACATCGTCGTGTCGGTGGATCCAAATAATCCTTATATCCGCAACGAAGCGTGCACTGGTTCGTTCTGGAGACCGTACGGCAGGAACGACGCTTGTGGTTCAGCCACTACAATATCTTACGATCAAGTTTATTCTCGAAAGTACATTAGGTATGGTGACTTGCTGGTCAAGGCCCTGGTGTACATGAAAGAGATCCCACCTCCAAACATAGCCAGGCTGGTGTTCAGAGACGACGCAGTTGTGGCCGAATACGACTGGCTTGTCCGGAATGTGTTTGCCAAGATAATGCAGGCGAAACATAGCAGTTTGCAATACTTTGACAGTGACAAATTTTACTTGTCTAACAGTGGTTATAGGGTGATGCTACGGCTATACCCTGAGAAGGCTCAAGGCTATGTAGGCCTTTACGTCGTGCTTATTCGTGGAGCGTACGACAACGTTCTTGAGTGGCCATTCAGACAAAAGTACGAACTCGTACTCGTTGACCAATCAGGGGCTAAGGCTGACCTCGTCAAAGTGACAGAAGCAACATCTGGAGAAGATGGTTGTCCTGATATTGCCCTCAAGAAACCAACGCATGACCTTGCAGATTGGAGCTGCGGCGAGAGCCGCATGATCAGCCATAGTGCGCTGCGTAACGGACGCTACGTAAAGGATGGAACGCTTCGTGTACGCTTCCGAACGTACCTCAAGGAGTACGCTACTGAAATAGCTTCAATTACACTTCGTAACGGAACGTTAGCCACGGAATACCTCTGGGCGATTGACCACGCCTACGAGAAAGTTCAGCTGCTGAAAACGAAACAGCTTTCAAAGCTAGAAAGTCCTTTGTTCTACACGAACCAGCAAGGCTACGCGCTGCGAGTGAGCGTGGTACTCAACCCAGTAACTGCGTCTTTGCAAACGCTGGCCAGCAATGATGACCAGCATGTGTTAGGCATTTATTTCACTCTGTGGAAAGGGAAGCACGACGTTGTTTTGAAGTGGCCGTTCCGGCATGTTCTCCTGCTTACTTTAGTGCACCCGACACACACTGAAAGGGAACTGACCAAAATGGTAGACCCTCGAAACGCTCGCTGTCCTTCGGAGGCCTTCAATAGACCAAAGACAGCGCACAATCAGAATGCGTGCGGGTACTCGGCATTTCTGGCTGTGGGTCAAATTCACGAGTTCATTACAGATAACGTCATGGTCATTAAAACGACGTTGGATATGAGGACATGA